A DNA window from Brassica napus cultivar Da-Ae chromosome C1, Da-Ae, whole genome shotgun sequence contains the following coding sequences:
- the LOC106374540 gene encoding MLP-like protein 328, with product MATSGTYVTEVPLKGNAEKHYRRWRNENHVFPDAIGHHIQGVTIHDGEWDSHGAIKTWNYTCDGKPEVFKERREIDDEKKAVTFRGLEGHVMEQLKVYDVVFEFIPQSEDGCVCKITMIWEKRNDDFPEPSNYMKFVKSMAADMDHHVIKA from the exons ATGGCGACGTCGGGAACATACGTGACAGAGGTTCCGCTAAAAGGGAACGCGGAGAAACACTACAGGAGGTGGAGGAACGAGAACCATGTTTTCCCTGACGCCATCGGCCACCACATCCAAGGTGTCACCATTCACGACGGTGAATGGGACTCTCACGGGGCCATCAAGACTTGGAACTACACATGCG ATGGGAAGCCAGAGGTATTTAAGGAAAGGAGGGAGATAGACGATGAGAAGAAAGCGGTGACATTTAGAGGACTTGAAGGTCACGTGATGGAACAGCTCAAGGTGTATGACGTCGTCTTCGAGTTTATTCCCCAATCGGAGGATGGCTGCGTCTGCAAAATCACTATGATATGGGAGAAGCGTAACGATGACTTTCCGGAACCAAGCAACTACATGAAATTCGTCAAGAGCATGGCTGCTGACATGGACCACCATGTCATCAAAGCTTAA